A stretch of Arctopsyche grandis isolate Sample6627 chromosome 9, ASM5162203v2, whole genome shotgun sequence DNA encodes these proteins:
- the LOC143916667 gene encoding uncharacterized protein LOC143916667, with protein sequence MAVLFSSTFYGVTHSLHNEVQMLLNVIPVKLCTVEPRLSGSLKTNTNFTILLLRMMLHGSRKLEFFKGVKILKMPQVLLRIGGWRIQVKGQSRVTAFIDDKGDTRTGSAPSRMS encoded by the exons ATGGCGGTGCTCTTTTCATCGACTTTTTATGGCGTGACTCACAGCTTGCACAATGAAG TTCAGATGCTTTTAAACGTCATTCCTGTCAAGCTAtgtacagtagaacctcgattatccggatcgttaaaaacaaacacaaattttacgattttgctaCTTCGCATGATGCTACATGGCAGCAGAAAGTTGGAATTCTTTAAAGGtgtcaaaattttgaaaatgccACAAGTACTGTTGCGTataggtgggtggaggatccaagtaaaaggccaaagtcgtgtcacagcatttattgatgataaaggagatacacgcactggcagtgctccgtccagaatgtcttga